In Desulfovibrio sp. UCD-KL4C, a single genomic region encodes these proteins:
- the trmFO gene encoding methylenetetrahydrofolate--tRNA-(uracil(54)-C(5))-methyltransferase (FADH(2)-oxidizing) TrmFO has product MEKIAVIGGGLAGCECAMQLAKAEIPVVLFEMKPDKYSEAHHIPSLAELVCSNSLRSGDLSTAVGILKKEMESLDSVIMKAAMQARVPAGSAVAVDREIFSNLVTKAIEDEKFITIVRKEITSINAPELAEFSKIVVAAGPLASEPLTESLIEKIGGGRLYFYDAIAPIVSKDSINMDIAFFGSRYKPEDDDYLNCPMTEEQYAAFLDELKKGERVVPREFEKEIHFEGCLPIEEMADRGDKTLTFGPLKPVGLIDPRTEEMAYAVVQLRAENKEKTSFNLVGFQTKLKYPEQKRIFKMIPGLEDVEFLRLGSIHRNTYVNAPEVLDNNLALKSYPRVHLAGQITGVEGYLESAACGLWVGFLLANQIKGLTVSAPPLETSMGALLGHLREQKKNFQPSNVQFGLMPALNKRAPKKVRKELYAKRAIELFESWLKENLS; this is encoded by the coding sequence GTGGAAAAAATAGCAGTAATCGGTGGTGGTTTGGCCGGGTGTGAGTGCGCAATGCAGCTTGCAAAAGCGGAAATTCCAGTTGTTCTTTTTGAAATGAAACCGGATAAATACTCCGAAGCTCATCATATTCCTAGTTTGGCTGAACTGGTTTGTTCAAACTCACTTCGTTCAGGTGATTTAAGTACCGCTGTCGGCATACTTAAAAAAGAAATGGAATCTTTAGATTCAGTCATAATGAAAGCAGCTATGCAGGCCAGAGTGCCCGCAGGATCAGCTGTTGCCGTAGACCGCGAAATCTTTTCAAATCTTGTAACCAAGGCGATTGAAGATGAAAAATTTATTACTATTGTTCGCAAAGAAATAACTTCAATTAATGCCCCTGAACTTGCAGAATTTTCTAAAATTGTTGTTGCGGCAGGTCCTCTGGCTTCCGAACCGTTAACGGAAAGTTTAATTGAAAAAATTGGCGGCGGAAGACTTTATTTTTATGATGCAATTGCGCCTATAGTAAGTAAGGATTCCATTAATATGGATATTGCGTTTTTCGGTTCACGTTACAAACCGGAAGATGATGATTACTTGAATTGTCCAATGACAGAAGAACAATATGCGGCCTTTCTAGATGAACTTAAGAAGGGGGAAAGGGTCGTTCCGCGTGAGTTTGAAAAAGAAATCCATTTTGAAGGATGTTTGCCTATAGAAGAAATGGCTGATCGTGGTGATAAAACTTTGACATTCGGACCGCTTAAACCTGTCGGTTTGATTGATCCTCGTACTGAAGAGATGGCCTATGCCGTTGTGCAACTGCGGGCTGAAAACAAAGAAAAAACTTCATTCAACCTAGTCGGTTTTCAGACCAAGCTTAAATATCCTGAGCAGAAAAGAATTTTTAAAATGATCCCAGGCCTTGAAGATGTTGAATTTTTAAGACTTGGGAGTATTCATCGCAATACATATGTAAATGCGCCGGAGGTGCTTGATAATAATCTTGCCCTTAAGAGTTATCCCCGTGTTCATCTAGCCGGACAGATTACTGGAGTTGAAGGGTATCTTGAATCTGCCGCTTGCGGGCTTTGGGTCGGCTTTCTGTTAGCCAATCAGATAAAAGGGCTTACTGTTTCTGCTCCTCCTCTTGAGACTTCTATGGGAGCTCTACTTGGACATTTGCGCGAGCAGAAGAAGAATTTTCAGCCATCAAATGTGCAGTTCGGATTAATGCCGGCATTAAATAAACGTGCTCCTAAAAAGGTTCGTAAAGAACTTTATGCTAAAAGAGCTATTGAGTTGTTTGAAAGCTGGCTTAAAGAAAATTTATCTTAA
- a CDS encoding ATP-dependent helicase, protein MIDFKKELNPAQYEAATNPHGPVLVIAGAGSGKTRTIVYRLAWLVEQGIPPESILLMTFTRKAAQEMLTRTELILGRPLTGTNGGTFHSFAFSILRQNAAEIGFPNGFTLMDRGDCEDVIREVKTNFGFGQKDRSYPKKATLLDLVTKSRNKEVSIDFLLNSEAFHLACYGDEMQQIAKGYTIYKKQHGLMDYDDLLFYLEELLAKDEFLRNSLRSRFQYIMVDEYQDTNLVQARIVQHLAGKEGNVMAVGDDAQSIYSFRGADVTNILKFPDIFDNVKVVRLEQNYRSTQPILDITNAILDGAANKFDKKLFTEKTWGKKPQLMIPLSDFSQSTRILDRIIELQKRHGPEEVAVLFRAGYQSYGLEVALKRLGVSYKKYGGLKFNEAAHIKDVLSFLRLIENPADIIAWQRCLGHIKGVGPKTAQKIANTVISGDIKSIEKFTKKYTLLKDILSDIDGLREKRSSPSTSLEVIIPLYTPILVAAYPDDYPRREAGLDQLLQIANNYTNLDNFLADMCLDPDQHQEEKTQENLITLSTIHSAKGLEWKAVIIIDLVEDRFPSRKSMHKPLEYEEERRLLYVACTRAKEELILSAPASLYRKNSDFNEPAAPSPFIRELDNYLFDELHESYSGGMNKQKVAAVPSFETAPNHATSSSEPIKIKNPQKLGHCKHKIFGRGKIIEKVDPNKLKINFPGFGVKVIVEDFVELL, encoded by the coding sequence ATGATTGATTTCAAAAAAGAACTGAACCCAGCACAATATGAAGCCGCGACAAATCCACATGGTCCTGTACTTGTTATTGCCGGAGCGGGCAGCGGAAAAACTAGAACCATTGTTTATAGACTTGCATGGCTTGTTGAACAAGGCATCCCGCCAGAATCTATACTACTGATGACTTTTACCCGTAAAGCTGCTCAGGAAATGTTGACTAGAACTGAGCTAATTCTAGGAAGACCTTTGACAGGAACCAACGGTGGAACGTTCCATTCTTTTGCTTTTTCCATTCTACGCCAAAATGCCGCTGAAATAGGTTTTCCAAACGGTTTTACACTTATGGACCGTGGTGATTGCGAAGATGTCATACGAGAAGTAAAAACTAATTTCGGATTCGGACAGAAAGACCGCTCTTACCCCAAAAAAGCGACTCTCCTTGATCTAGTCACCAAATCCAGAAATAAAGAAGTCTCCATCGATTTTCTGCTGAATTCAGAAGCATTCCATCTAGCTTGCTACGGTGATGAAATGCAACAGATTGCTAAAGGTTATACCATCTACAAAAAGCAACATGGTTTAATGGATTATGACGATCTTCTTTTTTACCTTGAAGAACTGCTGGCAAAAGACGAATTCTTAAGGAATTCGTTGCGTAGCCGCTTCCAATATATAATGGTGGACGAATATCAGGACACCAACCTCGTACAGGCTCGCATTGTACAACATCTAGCAGGTAAAGAAGGCAATGTAATGGCTGTTGGTGATGATGCTCAGTCCATTTATTCATTCAGAGGAGCAGACGTAACTAATATCCTAAAATTCCCTGATATTTTTGACAATGTAAAAGTTGTTCGCCTTGAACAAAACTACCGCTCAACTCAGCCTATACTTGATATTACCAATGCAATTCTGGACGGCGCGGCCAATAAATTTGACAAGAAACTGTTCACCGAAAAGACATGGGGTAAAAAGCCCCAGTTAATGATTCCCCTAAGTGACTTCAGTCAATCTACAAGGATTCTGGACCGCATTATAGAGTTACAAAAAAGACACGGACCGGAAGAAGTGGCCGTACTTTTCAGAGCAGGATACCAAAGTTATGGGCTGGAAGTTGCGCTTAAAAGACTAGGCGTAAGTTATAAAAAGTATGGCGGGCTAAAATTTAACGAAGCCGCACATATTAAAGATGTATTGTCATTTTTAAGGCTTATCGAAAATCCGGCGGATATTATCGCATGGCAACGCTGTCTTGGGCACATCAAAGGAGTCGGCCCTAAAACCGCCCAAAAAATTGCAAATACAGTTATTTCAGGCGATATTAAATCTATTGAAAAATTCACAAAGAAATACACTTTGCTGAAGGATATTCTGTCTGACATTGATGGATTAAGGGAAAAAAGATCATCCCCTTCTACCTCACTTGAAGTTATTATACCTCTTTATACGCCTATACTTGTTGCGGCTTACCCAGACGATTATCCCAGACGAGAAGCTGGTCTTGATCAACTTTTACAAATCGCAAACAATTACACCAATCTTGACAATTTCCTTGCAGATATGTGTCTTGATCCTGATCAGCATCAAGAAGAAAAAACGCAAGAAAATCTCATAACTCTTTCTACCATTCACTCGGCAAAAGGGCTTGAGTGGAAAGCTGTAATAATTATCGATCTGGTTGAAGACAGATTCCCTTCTAGGAAATCAATGCACAAACCCCTTGAGTATGAAGAAGAACGCAGATTGCTGTACGTCGCCTGCACTAGAGCAAAAGAAGAACTGATTCTTTCTGCTCCGGCTTCACTTTACCGCAAGAACTCTGACTTTAATGAGCCTGCAGCCCCAAGTCCTTTTATCCGTGAACTTGATAATTACTTATTTGATGAATTGCATGAATCGTATTCCGGCGGAATGAACAAACAAAAAGTTGCGGCTGTTCCGTCTTTTGAAACAGCACCAAATCATGCAACATCCTCATCTGAACCGATAAAAATAAAAAATCCTCAGAAATTAGGGCATTGCAAACATAAAATTTTCGGACGTGGCAAAATTATAGAAAAAGTTGATCCCAATAAGCTTAAAATCAATTTTCCAGGATTTGGTGTTAAGGTAATTGTAGAAGACTTTGTTGAGCTTTTGTAG
- a CDS encoding MATE family efflux transporter, whose protein sequence is MDMTTADMTNSPYKTIWNLSWPQILMMFFHLTIGLVDVWVAGKLGRDIQASMGMVSQSLFFFLVIGMAVANGSVAAISQSIGAGRILRAKRYVGLCFQLGAVLGLIIFIIGFPLRDGMLTILRVPEEMRHVMQYFIKIFLYLLPLYYLLVITNAIFRAQKKVLLPLYSMVIVTVLNTILDLGLGLGMWGLPDLGYQGIALSTFYSISIGALFNVFILYKSGALRKKSFAPLKWSRKAFPYLFKVAWPSGLMQLVWHSGYLVLYSITASLSADNVIALAGMTAGIKIESIIFLPAFAFNMTASIIIGHYLGDGKPDEAKKFGYRILFLGIIFLSLTALGLWQYIKPLTAIIAPEKVVLDEAVNYLFYNVLAIPFTLTSMIMAGALNGAGATLYNLFIFSFTIWGLRLPLAYYLGHQVMHSATGIWIAMLISQIVQASIMFYVFSRCDWQRFSMTSNKKRINHG, encoded by the coding sequence ATGGACATGACCACTGCGGATATGACCAACTCTCCATATAAGACTATATGGAACCTTTCATGGCCTCAAATTCTGATGATGTTTTTTCATCTGACAATAGGTCTTGTTGATGTATGGGTCGCCGGCAAACTAGGCCGCGATATTCAGGCATCGATGGGCATGGTCAGCCAATCACTTTTCTTTTTCCTAGTCATCGGCATGGCAGTTGCTAACGGATCTGTTGCGGCAATAAGTCAATCGATAGGTGCCGGAAGAATACTCAGAGCTAAGCGATATGTAGGACTTTGCTTTCAACTTGGCGCGGTATTGGGTTTGATTATTTTTATCATTGGGTTTCCGCTTAGAGACGGAATGCTGACCATACTGAGAGTTCCAGAGGAAATGCGCCATGTAATGCAATATTTTATCAAAATATTTCTTTACTTGCTTCCCCTCTATTACCTTTTGGTCATTACTAATGCTATTTTCAGAGCTCAAAAGAAAGTTCTGCTACCACTGTATAGCATGGTCATTGTAACTGTTCTTAATACGATCTTAGATCTTGGTCTCGGGCTCGGAATGTGGGGACTACCGGATTTAGGGTATCAGGGAATAGCTCTTTCGACTTTTTATTCTATTTCAATAGGCGCTTTGTTTAATGTTTTTATCTTATATAAATCAGGTGCACTACGCAAAAAATCTTTTGCTCCACTCAAATGGTCTCGCAAAGCTTTTCCCTATTTATTTAAAGTTGCATGGCCAAGCGGACTTATGCAACTTGTCTGGCATTCCGGATATCTGGTACTATATTCCATAACAGCCAGTCTTTCAGCTGACAACGTTATAGCTCTTGCAGGTATGACAGCAGGAATTAAAATCGAATCGATAATTTTTCTTCCCGCGTTTGCCTTCAACATGACTGCTTCAATTATCATCGGGCATTACCTAGGAGATGGTAAACCTGATGAAGCAAAAAAGTTCGGTTACAGAATCCTCTTCCTAGGGATTATTTTTTTAAGCCTTACCGCCTTAGGATTATGGCAGTATATCAAGCCTTTAACAGCTATTATTGCCCCGGAAAAAGTTGTTCTGGATGAAGCTGTAAACTACTTATTCTACAATGTTCTAGCTATTCCGTTCACGCTTACCTCCATGATTATGGCTGGTGCGCTTAACGGAGCAGGAGCTACTTTATACAATTTATTTATTTTTTCTTTTACAATCTGGGGACTCAGACTACCGCTTGCATATTACCTTGGGCATCAAGTCATGCACTCTGCAACCGGTATCTGGATAGCAATGCTTATTTCCCAAATTGTTCAAGCCTCAATAATGTTTTACGTTTTCTCACGCTGTGACTGGCAGAGATTCAGCATGACCAGCAATAAAAAAAGGATTAACCATGGATAA
- a CDS encoding ABC transporter ATP-binding protein: MTSNILEIKNIKRHYPVSGGILSLSKATIKAVNDISLVVKSGETLGLVGESGCGKSTLARLLTGLEAPNSGSISFNGKPFQDWDSSKIGTMIQMIFQDPYSSLNPRQKVGNIISEGMRIHKTGSRKEIFTRVEELLVQVGMRPEHAKRYPHEFSGGQRQRIAIARAIAMNPALIICDEPVSALDVSVQAQVLNLLKKIQKEFSLSYVFISHDLSVVSHISDRVAVMYLGKLMEIAPTEELYHNPLHPYTRILLSAVPIPDPTIQTSDIAVTGDIPSPIAPPSGCPFHTRCPKAMDICKKNQPVRNVITKDHMVFCNLY, encoded by the coding sequence ATGACATCAAATATTCTTGAAATAAAAAATATCAAACGACACTACCCCGTCAGCGGCGGAATACTTTCGTTATCAAAAGCGACTATTAAAGCAGTCAACGATATTTCACTTGTGGTAAAGAGCGGTGAAACGCTCGGACTTGTAGGGGAATCAGGATGCGGAAAATCGACCCTTGCACGATTGCTTACAGGCCTTGAAGCGCCAAATTCAGGATCTATTTCTTTCAATGGTAAACCATTTCAAGATTGGGATTCTTCCAAAATAGGAACAATGATCCAGATGATTTTTCAGGATCCATACTCATCTCTTAACCCGAGACAAAAAGTCGGAAATATTATTTCAGAAGGGATGAGAATACATAAAACAGGCTCACGAAAAGAAATTTTTACACGAGTTGAAGAGTTACTTGTACAGGTTGGAATGCGCCCAGAACATGCCAAAAGATATCCACATGAATTTTCAGGTGGCCAAAGACAACGCATTGCCATTGCACGAGCCATTGCAATGAACCCTGCCCTCATAATCTGTGACGAACCCGTTTCCGCACTCGATGTTTCTGTCCAGGCTCAAGTTCTTAATTTACTTAAAAAAATTCAAAAAGAATTCTCTCTCAGCTATGTCTTCATTTCTCACGATTTATCGGTTGTAAGTCATATCAGTGACCGTGTTGCTGTAATGTATTTAGGCAAACTTATGGAAATTGCACCGACTGAAGAGCTTTACCACAATCCACTTCATCCATATACTCGGATCTTGCTTAGTGCAGTTCCGATTCCGGACCCGACCATTCAGACATCTGATATTGCAGTTACGGGTGATATTCCAAGCCCCATTGCTCCACCCTCCGGTTGCCCTTTTCACACTCGCTGCCCGAAGGCTATGGATATATGCAAAAAGAATCAGCCTGTCCGTAATGTAATTACAAAAGACCACATGGTCTTCTGTAACTTATATTAA
- a CDS encoding winged helix-turn-helix domain-containing protein, translating into MSGNDNFCPRVRLNLWLETDEGMLFGLGRAQLLEKIEELGSLNKAAKELGMSYRAAWGRLKNTEEVLGDSLVLKTRGRGGCSLTPLGERVLEEYRQWTKEVENFAVMTARKSFPWRIASFEEDEERRMKE; encoded by the coding sequence ATGTCAGGAAATGATAATTTTTGCCCTAGAGTAAGGCTGAACCTTTGGCTGGAAACGGATGAAGGTATGCTGTTTGGTCTGGGTCGGGCTCAGCTTCTTGAAAAAATTGAAGAGCTGGGATCACTTAACAAGGCTGCAAAAGAGCTTGGCATGTCATATCGGGCTGCATGGGGAAGACTCAAAAATACTGAAGAAGTTCTTGGTGATTCATTGGTTCTTAAAACTAGAGGGCGTGGAGGATGTAGCCTTACGCCGCTTGGAGAACGTGTTCTTGAAGAATACCGCCAGTGGACAAAAGAAGTTGAAAATTTTGCAGTAATGACTGCACGGAAATCATTTCCATGGAGAATTGCTTCTTTTGAAGAAGATGAAGAAAGAAGAATGAAAGAGTAA
- a CDS encoding ABC transporter ATP-binding protein gives MTAPILKIKNLTTSFATPNGIIRAVDNASLELGQGETLAVVGESGCGKTVLSLSIMGLIPDPPGRITDGQVIYKDQDLVLLTEKQMQKIRGNHLSMIFQEPMTSLNPVFKIGDQIGEALRLHNGLDQYEAAQAAIEALALVGMPNPQTRVNSFPHELSGGMRQRVMIAMALACSPQILIADEPTTALDVTIQAQILKLLDNMKKKINGSVMLITHDLGVVARVATRVAVMYAGQLVECSKINDLFKEPLHPYTKGLLASVPKLGSRADLTPIPGNVPPLNNLPAGCRFHPRCQYAFDKCKKLPPQLTVKEGREIRCWLHA, from the coding sequence ATGACTGCACCAATTTTAAAAATCAAGAATTTAACAACATCTTTTGCGACTCCTAACGGAATCATCAGGGCTGTGGATAATGCCAGTCTTGAATTAGGGCAAGGAGAAACTTTAGCAGTTGTAGGTGAATCAGGCTGTGGTAAGACAGTTTTATCCCTTTCAATAATGGGGCTTATACCAGATCCTCCAGGAAGAATTACAGATGGACAGGTCATTTATAAAGATCAGGATTTAGTCCTGCTGACTGAAAAACAAATGCAAAAGATTCGTGGAAATCATCTTTCTATGATTTTTCAGGAACCTATGACATCGCTCAATCCGGTATTCAAAATAGGAGATCAGATAGGTGAAGCTCTGAGACTTCATAATGGACTTGATCAGTATGAAGCTGCACAAGCTGCTATAGAAGCTCTAGCTCTTGTAGGCATGCCAAATCCACAAACTAGGGTTAACAGCTTCCCCCATGAGTTAAGCGGAGGAATGCGGCAACGCGTAATGATAGCAATGGCCCTTGCCTGTAGCCCTCAAATACTCATTGCCGACGAACCAACTACAGCTTTAGACGTAACTATTCAAGCGCAGATACTAAAACTACTTGATAACATGAAAAAGAAAATCAACGGTTCCGTAATGCTCATAACACATGACCTTGGTGTTGTAGCCAGAGTCGCTACCCGTGTTGCTGTCATGTATGCTGGACAATTAGTTGAATGCTCGAAAATTAATGATTTATTTAAAGAACCGCTTCATCCATATACTAAAGGACTCCTTGCGTCAGTACCAAAACTTGGCAGCCGCGCAGATCTCACGCCAATTCCGGGAAATGTACCGCCCTTGAATAACCTTCCGGCAGGGTGCAGATTTCACCCTAGATGCCAATATGCCTTTGATAAATGCAAAAAACTTCCACCACAATTGACGGTCAAAGAAGGAAGAGAAATTCGCTGCTGGCTGCATGCGTAA
- a CDS encoding alkaline phosphatase family protein, with protein MILTSTERKRFVVLGLDGLPASLAIKMAAKLPNLSKIAGKNTPLTAEIPELSPVNWTSFFTAAGPESHGIYGFTKLDRSSYTLSINNFDNVYGDTIFDQIGKKGFVSKVINLPNTYPAPPLRGMLISGFVADSLKKAVYPPFLLGPLKSSGFILEADTTKGLMAPEYLIDQVSKTLECRLKAFEMFWNDLAWDLFVIVFTETDRLFHFLYPAFEDTNHPLHSICMGFMVKWDAAIGRVLDRFEALPSPKKLISFADHGFTSLKTEVDLNAFLLQKGLLSFRHTPANQWDSTAISNESKAFALDPGRIYIHTAENFARGQVNKLETESITKAIASDLMKLEFNGQQVMESVHTGTQLYGNNAIGHPPDLICTAKPGFDLKAKFDRNDIYGFFGRTGTHTRKDAFFYSSDGEQAELMRDTGKMILNWFEI; from the coding sequence ATGATTCTGACATCAACAGAACGCAAGAGATTCGTCGTTCTGGGTCTTGACGGACTCCCAGCATCTCTTGCTATTAAAATGGCTGCAAAGTTGCCCAATCTTAGTAAAATTGCGGGTAAAAACACGCCTCTGACAGCTGAAATTCCGGAACTTTCACCTGTAAACTGGACTTCTTTCTTCACTGCTGCAGGCCCTGAAAGTCATGGTATTTACGGGTTTACTAAATTAGATAGAAGCTCATATACGTTATCCATAAACAACTTCGACAACGTTTATGGGGATACTATTTTCGATCAGATAGGTAAAAAAGGGTTCGTCAGCAAAGTGATAAACCTTCCCAATACCTATCCAGCTCCACCTCTACGGGGAATGCTTATTTCAGGTTTTGTGGCTGATTCACTTAAAAAGGCAGTTTACCCGCCATTTTTGCTGGGCCCGCTAAAGAGTTCAGGCTTTATATTAGAAGCTGACACTACCAAAGGTCTAATGGCCCCTGAGTATTTAATTGATCAAGTCTCCAAAACACTCGAATGCCGACTGAAGGCATTCGAAATGTTTTGGAATGATCTAGCATGGGATCTGTTTGTTATAGTTTTTACCGAAACAGACAGGCTCTTCCATTTCCTATACCCTGCTTTTGAAGATACAAATCACCCCTTACACTCCATTTGTATGGGATTCATGGTTAAATGGGACGCAGCAATCGGACGTGTTCTTGATAGATTCGAAGCTCTACCCAGCCCCAAAAAACTAATTTCATTTGCAGACCATGGGTTCACCTCACTTAAAACGGAGGTTGACCTCAATGCGTTCCTCCTTCAAAAAGGACTTCTTAGTTTTAGACATACTCCAGCAAACCAATGGGACTCAACTGCTATCAGCAACGAAAGCAAAGCTTTCGCACTTGATCCCGGTAGAATATACATTCATACAGCCGAAAATTTTGCCCGTGGGCAAGTAAACAAGCTGGAGACGGAGTCTATTACCAAAGCAATTGCTTCTGATCTAATGAAACTTGAATTTAACGGACAGCAAGTAATGGAATCCGTTCACACTGGAACACAGCTATACGGCAATAATGCAATTGGTCATCCACCTGATTTAATTTGCACTGCAAAACCTGGGTTTGACCTCAAAGCCAAATTCGATCGCAATGATATTTACGGATTCTTCGGTAGGACAGGTACGCATACCCGCAAGGACGCTTTTTTTTATAGTTCTGACGGAGAACAGGCCGAGTTGATGCGCGACACTGGGAAAATGATTTTAAACTGGTTTGAAATTTAG
- a CDS encoding HDIG domain-containing metalloprotein gives MISRDDAFELLKLNTHEENLIHHALESEAVLKAIATKLGKNQDKWALTGLLHDLDYSKTCTDPENHGLISAQILEEHLPPDSIKAIRAHNSEMNGVKPDTDLDFALRCGETVTGLIHANALIRPEKMKGMTPKSLVKKMKAKAFAASVNRDIIKECEHIGLDLKDFLALSIAAIEEIAPEVGIG, from the coding sequence ATGATATCCAGAGATGATGCATTTGAGCTGCTGAAGCTAAACACTCACGAAGAGAATCTTATTCACCATGCACTTGAGTCTGAAGCTGTCCTGAAAGCTATTGCGACTAAACTTGGTAAAAATCAGGATAAGTGGGCTCTTACCGGCCTTCTGCATGATCTTGATTACAGCAAAACATGTACAGATCCAGAAAATCACGGACTTATTTCCGCGCAAATCCTCGAAGAACATCTCCCGCCTGATTCAATCAAAGCAATCAGGGCACACAATTCAGAAATGAACGGAGTAAAGCCGGATACCGACCTTGATTTTGCTCTACGCTGCGGAGAGACAGTTACCGGACTCATACACGCTAATGCTCTGATACGCCCTGAAAAGATGAAAGGAATGACTCCTAAAAGCCTCGTAAAAAAGATGAAAGCAAAAGCCTTTGCTGCAAGTGTTAACCGGGATATTATAAAAGAATGTGAACATATCGGTTTAGATCTGAAAGACTTTCTGGCTCTTTCGATAGCTGCAATTGAAGAAATAGCTCCAGAAGTTGGTATTGGATAA
- a CDS encoding phosphatidylglycerol lysyltransferase domain-containing protein, with product MDNKFNPITLCCQEKFDKVLKECPQLTSDYTFANIWGWTDYYGLELNCSDDLVWIRQTKPELIHWAPLGNWDNVDWEKCELMNTPGTKFTRIPEKLAMRLQDIFGDKIILDENRDHFDYVYSVEELIELRGKKFHKKKNLLRQFIKNYNFEYREITPDCVEEVLEMQFDWYRWQEENNSSAALVAENEAISKVMKEMDTITHLTGGTLRIDGRIIAYTIAEPLGDDTIVIHFEKGNTYFKGVYQAINQMFLENSAGNKTFVNREQDLGEPGLRKAKLSYHQVDFMKKYEITVR from the coding sequence ATGGATAATAAATTCAACCCGATTACCCTCTGTTGCCAAGAAAAATTTGATAAAGTTCTAAAAGAATGTCCTCAGCTTACATCTGATTATACTTTCGCTAACATATGGGGGTGGACAGATTATTACGGCCTTGAACTTAACTGCTCAGACGACCTTGTGTGGATCAGGCAGACTAAACCGGAACTGATTCACTGGGCACCTCTCGGCAACTGGGATAACGTGGACTGGGAAAAGTGCGAATTGATGAACACACCCGGGACTAAGTTTACCCGTATTCCTGAAAAGCTGGCTATGCGCCTGCAAGATATATTCGGTGACAAAATTATACTGGACGAAAACCGTGACCACTTCGACTATGTATATTCAGTCGAAGAATTAATAGAACTTCGCGGCAAAAAATTTCATAAAAAAAAGAACTTACTCCGCCAATTTATTAAGAACTATAACTTCGAATATAGAGAAATTACTCCTGACTGCGTAGAAGAAGTACTTGAAATGCAATTTGACTGGTATCGCTGGCAGGAAGAAAATAACAGCTCTGCTGCGCTTGTTGCTGAAAATGAAGCCATTTCAAAAGTTATGAAAGAAATGGACACCATAACACATCTCACAGGTGGAACTCTGCGTATTGATGGACGTATAATTGCCTACACGATAGCGGAACCATTAGGGGATGATACCATCGTCATCCATTTTGAAAAAGGAAACACCTATTTTAAAGGTGTCTATCAGGCTATCAACCAGATGTTTCTCGAAAATTCAGCAGGTAACAAAACATTTGTTAACCGCGAACAAGATCTTGGTGAACCTGGCTTAAGAAAAGCCAAACTTTCATACCACCAAGTTGATTTTATGAAAAAATACGAAATTACCGTTCGCTAG